DNA from Ictalurus punctatus breed USDA103 chromosome 20, Coco_2.0, whole genome shotgun sequence:
gtgtcagtgcccatggtacgggggcgtgtcagtgcccatggtacgggggcgtgtcagtgctcatggtatgggggtgtgtcagtgcccatggtatggggggtgtgtcagtgcccatggtatgggggcgtgtcagtgcccatggtatgggggcgtgtcagtgctcatggtatgggggtgtgtcagtgcccatggtatgggggggggtgtcagtgcccatggtatgggggcgtgtcagtgcccatggtatgggggcgtgtcagtgcccatggtatgggggcgtgtcagtgttaatgcagaaagatatgtacacattttggagcaacatatgtctccatccagagcaggacaacaccacaccacattctgcccggattccAAGCGCGTGGTTGCGTGAGCAGAGAGAGCGGGTGCGAGCgtggcctgctgcagtcctgacccgtctcccattgagaacgtgtggcgcattatgaagcgcaaaataaggcaccGAAGTCCCTGTAGAGTcacgcagctgaagaaatgcataatggatgaatggggaaaattccgctcGCTGGATTTAACCAACTggagtcttcactcagcgtccaaacgcttaatacgTGTtcgtttgtttgggttttttacattttccatactgtcccaactttttcggaattggggttgttcGTACAGCCAGAATATTATTGCAGACATTTAAATAACGAGCTGAATAATTTGAATAGTTGTATAATGTTCAGAGACGtgaaatttatttatcattaataatCATCACCATGCAAAAACTTCTGATTTAGAGAAACTTTTACCCCAAAATTTCAAGCAGGTCCTTTTGACCCCAACATTTTAACATAAGGGTTAAAAGCGTTACTAGCTGAAGTCATTGTGTGTTTGAAAGGCGGCGAGACCAAAGAGCTTTATTAGCCTTTTCAAAGCCGCAATAACAAACCCAACACCAGACGGCCAATAAAGAGACTTCCACTCCATTTAAAGGCTATTAATATTCTCCTCTGGCCTGCCTGCTTTCTTTAGAGTGACAGGTCCAGACACGCCCCtgagtctctctcacacacacacacacactgactggtTAATGCTGTGTTTGTGGACAGTGTGTTGCTGCCTGGGTGAAATCGTTCATGCACAATCTGACTTCTTTCTCACAGGCCACTGAACTCTAATGGACCTTTACtggtgcctctctctctctctctctctctctcctccttctcctcctcctcctcctcctctctctctctctcacctcctctcttctctttctagtttctctgtctcttttataAACTTTCTTACAGGCTTTTTACAGCTCTTTTTATCTCTCAGTAAGGTTTAAACACACTCCATGTATCTCCTCTGAATAAACATCTAATAACACAAAGCTGATTCAATCGCatcatatatttcttttttattccattttccTTTCATACTTGCCAAAGCTCTGAGTTCACAGTCACAGCTAAATCCCCACTAATGTGCTGCGAGCTAAGTGGATTAATTGCTAACGCATTAGCCTGCTCTGTTTAGTGGGTCGAACTTAATGAGGAAATCAATAGGACGCATTTAGCCTAGTGTTAGCAAAGCTGATTACAACCATTCAGTCACATGGAATTCCAGCACCTCCACAATCTGATATAATCTTTGTAGATCATTTATATAGTGtctgttattatatttatcGAGAGTTATAGGAGTGTATCAAATTGGCTTAAATTTATGATCAAAGTAATTTGTGTGAGGGAATTGTAATGGTTAGTgatcattaaaaatgtgttctgaGAGCAGAACTTCAAGTATTCTCAGTATTTCATGATGTGTCATGTTAAACTGTAGATGTTGGCagtttgctgtggtataagattcatcatataaaaaatacaactcTTGGTGAATAAAAGCTCTTAGAGGTGATCTCAGAGATGAAGTTCAGGTGATTTGGAAGTGAGAGGAATTAATCTGGATTAAATGGAGAATAAAAATGcatcgctgtggtgtaagaggaataaaacacttgataggaaaataatcaactgctgtatttaatactttattatagattttataGAAATATTCACTGAGCATTATTTCATCACAAGGCCTAATGTTTCATTACTCACATATTTTACAATgaatgttattgtttctgtgtGGTTGTGCTTGTCTCTATTTACAGACCATAtacaaccgtgtgtgtgtgtgtgtgtgtgtgtgtgtgtgtgtgtgtgtgtgtgtgtgtgtgtcctaccTACCTGCACTGTCCTCCTGGTTTACCTGCTGCAGGAGCACAGACTGTCAACATCAGCTCAAGAGCCATCACATCCACTCTGCttcactctaacacacacacgcacgcacacacacacacacacacacacacacacacacacacacacacactcacacacacacacacacacacacactcacacacacacacacacacacacacacacacacacacacacacacacactcagacacacacacacactcacacacacacacagacacacactgacctgGCTGTATGCAGATGCATGGTGCATatttgcattttgtgtttagAATGAGACGATTAGACGAGCTCTccacatcaaacaccacatcATTTACAGCTGAATGTGaacgaagagagagagagagagagagagagacagacagacagacagacagacagacagacagacagacagacagacagtgagagtcagagagagacagaggtgtGCATGTCAATCAAATCTatactgatttatttactgtaattttttttcttttggagcATTTCTTATTTCCTCTGCTATTCTGCTTCATTTATCAAGATAAAATGCTtcaaataattacacacacacacacgaacgcacacacacacacttactcacacacacactcacacacacacacatacacacacacacacacactcacacacacacacactcacacacacacacacacacacacacacacacacacacacatacacatacacacatacacacacacacacactcacacacacacacacacacacacacacacacacactcacacagctcCTTGGTCTCTCTTCAAGGTCGTCTTGTGAAAGCAGCAGTTGCTTTGGCTGTAATTAAATGTTCTTGCTGCGTTCTCTGCATGTGGtagatatttctgtttatttctttaaatagtCTTTCTCTATTCATCTTCACCACATCTCGGAGACGGccagtgaaaggaaatgaattaaaaggggaaaaaaacacggAAAAACCCAGGACAATCCGAGTGAAGGACTGCGCAGGTGGAGAGATGTGAGGAGCAGGACGCTGGAGATGGAATAGTTTCTGACTTAACAATAGGAACGCAATAAATCAGAAAGAATCCACacatttatttctgtgtttCGGTCCTGAAAGGATTCTGTTATGAACGGTGATAACTGCTCAGACTGTGTGTGATTCTGACTGAACATCTCTAATAAATGCACATAAATTACAGTTCTGTGTGACGCAAAGAAacgctgtagagcaaagatgccttcagaGATAATGAAATTAAGtatctccatttaaaaaatactataaagcgcagtaaacagtaatacatggaacaaaggcaatatttggtgtgacgacgatttgctttaaaaaagaaacagtatTCTCAGGTGGAATGAGTGCAGTTTTCTAGGGAAATGAGCTGGAAGTGTTAGTGAACGTGTTGCAGAACCAGActcggttcttctggagattcTGACTCTCACTTCTTattgctggaaaactaatgtttgggaatcgaAAGTGTTTTAGTACTGCctcaataatgtagaaatcataaaataaaactctataacaaagtttgtattaaataaatagggTGCTAAGACTTTTTCCCAGAACTGTATATACTGTTGATTATAGTGTATAACTGAATGTTTTTGCTGGTTCAGGAATGTTAGAAGAATCCTTACATGATGGAATtctgtgattggtcagctgCTGCTGATGTCATTAACAGTTGCTGCTGCTGATGTCATCTCAGATAACTGCTGAAGTTTTATTTACACTCTGTTCACTCCACATTCAGATTCACACGTGCGTGAGGAAAGTTCCTGGTGTTCAGAGTCGGGTTGCGCAGCTGCTTTTTCTGAGCTTCAGCATTCAGatgattaaaatcacctgcgtgTAGTTCACACCTCCGAGGTTGCCAGATCTTTCTTCAGCAGAAGCGTCTAGACACGAACACTCACCTTTACACCTGAAGAAAAGCAGACTGAAGAAGCAAActttagtttcttttttttgacgacatgaaaaataaaagactgAATGAGAACATTTCCTACACACCGaccatacacatacaaataagGTGTAAAGATGATTCTCTGAAGCTGAAGTATATGAAATGTGTGTAATATCTGCTACGCTGTGAGCTGTCAGACGGTTTAATAAACAGACTGCAGCAGTACAAGGTTAGTGCCACTTTTCTTTATGACCTGCTGTCACTGAACCTCGCCCCAACCCGCACGACCTTTTTTCCAGAGATAACATTTTCTCCAAGACCAAGAGCTGGGAATTATTCACAGAAAGAACTGTACCTTTGGAGAACTCCACAGCACTTACGTTGTAATGAGCACTGGAGAGGATTCAATAGCTTTAaattttatgaaagcaaatTGAGAACAGATTCTGATTTACGAGGGACTTGGagttaaaaacatttctcaAGGACAAAACATTACTGGTCAGTGGGGAAACGGCACTAGAAGCTAACATCGAGTCTTTCAGTACGAGGTCAACATCCATTATGGTGTTTCTGCAGAAGCCTCGTTAAACAACGCTGCTCGTTCCCGGCACCACGGTCGATCTCGTCCTCAATAGCAGCGGTGTATAAACCCCTCAGGCTGTGCGTTTACACTTCACTCTTTCTTACACTTCTATTCACTCCGTTCTGTACAGGATGgacggaaataaataaataaatataagatgCATGTTGTCTCTGAGACGTTGCTCTAAGCACCACActgtgtttgtgagtgttttATTGTTGATTCTGTTCTTCAGTGTTTTAGCTCCTGACCCTCAGGAAAATCCCTGAAAGGAATCTCCTGGGTCGTGCCCTGGTCTAAACTGAGTCATCTTCTTCTGTCCAggtcctttgttgttgttgtttttgttttgttttgccatAAATAAGCTTTAAATGTTTTATGGCAGTTGATTGTTTGTGCCTTTTCCAGCCTGAGAGAGATTCTGAAGAATGAATGAAGTTCAtcataattcataattaaaGTCAGGCATTCTTATCATTCCACACCAGTTACCTCCTGGAGCAGGAGGAActctcatttattttaaaatcatatttcaAGAGgcttacaaacaaaaatacaccggatataaaaagtttacacacccctgttaaaatgtcaggtttttgtgatgaaaaatgaaaccaagataaatcgtGTCATTACTACTCACGATTACTACTCACTCAAGACACTAATCGTGTCTTTCCTACTGTTACGGTGAAATTTTAAGCTTTTAATtacagtgaaaaacaataagaatgaTTTCAgggtaaaaatgaaaaataaaaaatgtacaataacctggttgcataagtttgcacacccctaaactattACTCAGCTGAAGCAGCTTTAGATTTGATCACAGCGTTCAGTCTTTTTGGGGGAAGACGCCATCGGTTTGGAGCGTCTACACTTAGTGacattttgccattcttccctGTAAAGCGTTCTAACTCTGTCAGATTGTTTGGGCGTCTCctacacagccctcttcaggtcaccacacagatctttgattggatttaggcgGGGCCgttccaaaaccttgaacttgttttggtgaagccgttcctttgttgatctggaggtttgcttcgggtcgttatcatgctgaaaggtgaaattcctcttcatctgaagtgttttagcagaagatttaaggttttgtgccaaaattgacTGGCTTGAATGTGCTTgaatgagtttgaatgtgattggtcgattttgaacactgccacattcccaattataaaaggctCTGTACACTTATGCAAGCTGGGTACTGGAAGTTGTATTTTTTGGACTTTCCACAGCATTAATTGTAATTATAAACGGTAATAAATGTCTCTGTTGTCCCGCTGAGTCTCAGACCTGACTTTAAACTGCCAGTGTTAGCCATGTTATATTGTTCCTGGGCCGCATCGATCTGGTCTCTAAAGCTATACTTTTTGTCATCTTTTTGCTCTTTTCGTCTGTATTCATTCtgaagaaagacaaagaaattaaatgttcttaaatgtccaatgacctcaacccaattgataggagttttaacaggggtgtgtaaactttttatatccaattgtatttttgtaaacatctcaaaattatgtcctgtagatgatgagaaACTCACAGTCTTCGCAATTTCACGTTGAGGAAcgttattctgaaattgttccacaatttgtagatgcagtttttcgcagattggtgaacctctgcccatctttacttctgaaagactccgcctctctaagatcctctttttatacccaatcatctcgctgacctgttcccaattaacctacagctgtttctttttactaacacttacttttccagcctgttgTTGCACCCGTCCCAAGTTTTTTTGTGGCGTGTtatggccatcaaattcaaaatcaccttatttttcccttaaaatggtacatttactcagtttaaccatttgatgtgttttctatgttccATTGTGgataaaatatgggtttatgagattcacaaatcattgcattctgtttttatttacattttacacagcgtcccaactttttttggaattggggttgtaaagtAAATGAGAGTTGCTCCTCTCATTGTGGTGAGGAATGATAAGAACGTCTGACTTTAATTAGAACGTCATTCATCATAACGTCAAAATCTCTCGGAGGCTGGAAAAAGCACAAAGGATCGACTGCAATCAGACGCATTCATTGATTTTCACACAGAAAaaccacaaacaagcagcaagtGAAGGAATCTGCAGTAAAGACCTGGCCAAGCACCTCAGTGGAGGAAACTCTCTGCTTCTAGCATTCGCTGATGTCCATGACGGCGGTGCTGTGTCTCTCGCCGGTTATTTGAAGCTCTGCTGGTGTTAATCAGTCACAGCGGGCGAGTGAAAGTTTTGCCCAAATCTGAAGCTGTGTGAAAAGCTGAAACTCCATCAATCGCTCGCTCTGGGGCCTCGGATAAAGAAGGGCACTAATTGATTAAACGCTGGTGGGAGGGACGCGATGGACAAGACAGGGTGGGACCACAATCCAGactgagagaggacagagactAGACATGGAGCAAACACACTAAAAGAGGAGCAGTGCAGTCAGCACAGtggaaaataacacacacacacacacacacacacacacacacacaattatacacacatatatacaaacacacaattatacacacaTGCAGGTTATTCAGGTGTGTGAGCTCCACTTTTACACAAAAAGAGACTCGTCCGTATCACACAGTAATTACACATAAGTGCACAGACTCACATTTCAACAATAGCTGatatttataatgaaaaaaatgaatggtCTGAGTGTTACATCATGTGTTTCAGAAGCGTGGTGTGTGTTGAGCAGCGTGAAACACCACAGTAATCCTAACAGGACGCTCACAAGACACGGGCGCCAGATCACCCGTTTATCTCCGAACAGAGGAGTTAGACTGAGTTACACTACACATCTGTGTGACATGAAAACGTGAGAGAAGCGAAGGTAAGGAAACGGACTGGCAGGGAAAGGTAAGGAACGGAAATGATAACAAGTGACAAAATGggtgaagaagaaaagaagaggagaggagagaagagaagaaaggagaagagaagaggagagaagaggagaggagagaagagaagaatggagaagaggagggaagagaagaggagagaagagaagaaggaaaTTAAAGATAATGAGAAAATGGACTTGAGAAGAAATGACTACAGCTGTTAAAAAAGAGAAGAGGCAGAACAGAAATCaatggaaagaagaagaagatcaagAAGAGTAGATGAGAGAAGAATGAGGGAGGGAAAGAGCAGAAGActaaaaaggaaagagaaggaaagaatgaaacTGCAGGTAGAAAAGGTCGGAGAAGGGAACAGGCTATAAATGAATTCTAGCGTTTGGGACAGAACAATAATTCTCATAAAATTTGAGATGTATGGAACTTAAAGGTTCTTGGGAGAATCCTTTAAGGTTCTCTGTAGAACAGGAGCAGAAAAGCTTTAAAGAAGAACATATTTAGGACGTGGAGAATTCTCAACCTTTATATGAGTGCATAATCAGCTGCTTCCACCATTTCAGGGGTCATGACCCTAACCCTTCTCACTCTATTAATtacaatataatattaatatagaaTATTctacaattgtgtgtgtgtgtgtgtgtgtgtgtgtgtgtgtgtgtgtgtgtgtgtgtgtgtgtgtgtttgtgtttatttaacaatatcaatctgcaaaaaaaattattttgttatattttattttttttttaaactgacattGAAAGGAATTTGATTGAGGAAAATATTTCCTTTTACAATATCAATTATTAACAAATGATACGACTCAACAGTAAATTATatcataattacatttttacataaaaatgctaagacaagaaataataataataataataataataataataataataataataataataataataataataatgaagagaTTTTGCTGTAGTACCTGAAGCCTGTTGTTGTACAGGACAcgtttgaaggaaaaaaaaaagtgcaaatagACTATTTTCGGACACGGAGGGCGGAGTCTGACACTCACAagatccttttaaaaaaaagcaggaCGATTGGAACcaaaggaagaggaggaggtaatgtataaaaaattaaataagcgTACTTTTTTACACCAGTGTTATATGCTACGGTTTCTGTAAAGTGCAGCTCCAGATTCAGGGgtcattcattttaaatttaattctAATCCTAAAAGCTTTCATCAAAATTCAGGATAAATCTggcaaactgttgcattttccCACTTTTGCAAAAAGTATACTTAAATTCCAACAAGTATGCGAGGATTCAGCTTTGTCCTGTTTACTACATGTAAACCGCCCTAAATCGAGTGGAGAGAATCCAGTGCACTCATAAAATCCCATAATGCCCTGCAGCAGGAAGTGTTCAGACTGATTTACCCTAATGAGGCTGAGAATATCAGTCATTTTCGGTTGCATTATGAGGTAAAAGGGGAGTGGTTTAATCGGGTAACATAAATAAGCTGTTAACTAAGGGGAAGTGTATAAGGGCTCATTAAGAATGGTACACGCTGCTTCTAATCCCTCAGCACAGGAAACTGTAAGCTGGATGccattttaaatgtcatgtgaCTTTATAATTAAACGGTCACTATATTTTACACCAGTGCGTATCGTAGCTAAATAACGGGAGcgtgtactgtatattagtaATTCACTATAAATTTAAACAGCAGGTCCGTTAAGGAGTCAGTGGTTATTTTTGGCTGGACTCTTGATCACTCTGTTCGTCTGTGAAGCACACGTCCACGTCACTGTCCTCATCGCTCTTTGGCTCCTCGGTGTGATCGTCAGCGTGCTCTTCTTCCTCTGCTGATCTCTTTTTCATGCCCTGGTGTCCCGGGTGTCTGGACTTGACGTGACGCTCGAGGTCTCTCCGGCGCACCAGCACTTTTCCGCAGTAGTCACAGCGGTAAGGCGTGTTTCCCTCGGCGTGGAGGCGAACGTGTTTATTGAGGTTGCTCGGGTCACCGAAAGGCCGGAAGCATACCTTGCACTTGAGCGGCTtgtagcctgtgtgtgttctcatGTGGATCTTTAGTCCGTACTTCCGGGAGTAGAGCTTCCCGCAGTACAGACACAAGTGACCTTTCTTCGGTTTGCCCGTGACCGCGTTCGCTCCCGTCGCCGATGCAGCATGTGTGTGCGTCACAGAGGGCAGGGGTTCCAGTCTGGCTCGGGATTTCTCCACATGCACGGCCATCTCCCTGTCCGCCGAGCCGCACGTGGGGTTCATGTCCGACCCGAGAGTCGGAGCACCGAAGTAGGAGGAAACCGAGTCCGGGTAGCGGAGGAGGTGGAACTTTAGAGGGTAGTAGGGTGAGCCGCAAAGCAGCTCTCCGTTATAAACAGTGAATGGTACTAGAGGAACGCTGTTACACTCTCCGCTGTAAGACGGCGGTAACGAGAAGCGCTCGAACGGGAAACCGGGTGGAACGTGAGGATAACGAGTACCGGGGGAGACATGCTTGAAAGCTGAGGTCTCCTCAAAATGAGATAATAAAGAAAACCCCCGCGGCGCAGAGTCCACAGGAGCGCGGCTGGCCTTCGAGACCTGAGAGAGTTTTCCAAAGCTGAATGTGGTGTCTGCTTTTGTGTCTCTGTTTGTGACCTCATCAGCTGGCGGGAACATTTTGCCAAGTCCTGCGGGGATAAAAGCTGAGCGCGTGCCAGGCTGAAACGCAACACAGGAGCTCCCACCGACCAGGCCGTGGTGGTGTCTGGATGAAGAGGTGACGCTCATGTCGAGTGCTCGGTCCTGCTCCTCCTGGCTGGCTCGCCTCGGTaaccctgctgctgctgctttgttGGTGAAGGGCGAGGTGCTCGTGCTGCTGGGTATATCGCCCGACTTGGGTGAGCGGCTGAAGTTGGTGTTGTCTGGAGGTCCTCGTGGCGCGTGCTCGTGACTGATGGGCGTTCGTGTGTAGCTCAGTGCACAATGAAAGTGAACGTGTGCTTTGAGGGTGTTTGGATACCGGAATATTCTCCAACAGTACCAGCAGATGTAGCGCTCTTCACCTGGAGAACACAAAGAAAGGGACATTTCAGAtaaattagaaataaaatgttaaaatgttaagtacaaataataacaaataaaataaaaccatatcAGTGATTAGTTAATCAAATTGAAAGTAAAgaatatcatattatattatattattatttcgtATTATATTGCACCAGTTGATATGACGTCACTTATTTAGATTCAGAGATTTTGGGATTATGTTATACCCTTCTGCAGGGGTTCTTTAGATGGTTCTAAGGGAATGCACctggaaccttttctgaaaaCTAA
Protein-coding regions in this window:
- the prdm13 gene encoding PR domain zinc finger protein 13, coding for MHASRTSSSIGVFADCSIPAGARLGPVPGIFRLGKCVSDRKEVGIKKKVRLLRGEFVDECGAAVSDWILLIRAARNSQEQNLEAVSDLPGGQIFYRALREIPVGEELSVWYSEVLAQWFHIPTTATPTHDERGEERYICWYCWRIFRYPNTLKAHVHFHCALSYTRTPISHEHAPRGPPDNTNFSRSPKSGDIPSSTSTSPFTNKAAAAGLPRRASQEEQDRALDMSVTSSSRHHHGLVGGSSCVAFQPGTRSAFIPAGLGKMFPPADEVTNRDTKADTTFSFGKLSQVSKASRAPVDSAPRGFSLLSHFEETSAFKHVSPGTRYPHVPPGFPFERFSLPPSYSGECNSVPLVPFTVYNGELLCGSPYYPLKFHLLRYPDSVSSYFGAPTLGSDMNPTCGSADREMAVHVEKSRARLEPLPSVTHTHAASATGANAVTGKPKKGHLCLYCGKLYSRKYGLKIHMRTHTGYKPLKCKVCFRPFGDPSNLNKHVRLHAEGNTPYRCDYCGKVLVRRRDLERHVKSRHPGHQGMKKRSAEEEEHADDHTEEPKSDEDSDVDVCFTDEQSDQESSQK